The following proteins come from a genomic window of Pirellula staleyi DSM 6068:
- a CDS encoding sigma-54-dependent Fis family transcriptional regulator: MVFSYLQMTNTERAGTQFVLDAERTTRIGRGLECDVVLTDPLSSRVHSVVVCEEGLWWVRDAGSRNGTYLNGQKVDEARLAENCSLKIGSTEFIFLQSASRPSESEQQEHTQTIVRDRVVQGHDTGSIGVTVLRDVERAHDFLTLHQLSIKLLGCTDPDQVVRESLDLLQQRTRAAVVGFLWVSDDGQLKPKVVMPEDAAGKVKLSNSLTEMVIRQGKAVWIDSQLHSEGMQTLQHYADAICVPLIHEATTLGAIHLYLEHGRFRQSDFEVAIPLANILTVALVRARRDATLKADHRRLIDKSAVSDELIGDSKPMDDLRSRIARVARATGSVLVRGESGVGKELVARAVHRSSNRSDRPMLSVNCAALPRDLMESQLFGHKKGAFTGADSDHVGWFQQAHTGTLFLDEVGEMTLEGQAKLLRILEGHPFLPVGGTKEVSVDVRVIAATNRDLAEFVREGRFREDLYYRLSVFELYIPPLRERGSDIRKLIDFFVDHFRRQHGRPSLTLSVDAREKLEGYQWPGNVRQLRNVIDSAVVMCEGSIILPDDLGLRDVGNAAELESLRMDYWERRLIQEALKRTSGNVPEAAKLLGLGRATLYRKIEEYGIERK; encoded by the coding sequence ATGGTTTTTTCGTATCTCCAAATGACCAACACCGAGCGAGCAGGAACCCAGTTCGTGCTCGACGCCGAGCGCACCACGCGCATTGGTCGGGGACTCGAGTGCGACGTGGTGCTGACCGATCCACTCTCGTCGCGCGTCCACTCGGTGGTCGTCTGCGAAGAGGGACTCTGGTGGGTTCGCGATGCCGGAAGCCGCAACGGAACCTATCTCAACGGTCAAAAGGTCGACGAAGCGCGACTGGCTGAAAATTGCAGCCTGAAAATCGGTTCCACCGAGTTCATCTTCCTGCAATCGGCCAGCCGACCGAGCGAAAGCGAACAGCAAGAGCATACCCAAACGATCGTGCGCGACCGCGTCGTGCAGGGGCACGATACCGGAAGCATCGGCGTGACGGTGCTCCGCGATGTCGAGCGAGCTCACGATTTTCTGACCCTCCATCAGCTCAGCATCAAGTTGCTCGGCTGTACCGACCCCGATCAAGTGGTGCGGGAATCGCTCGATCTGCTGCAGCAGCGAACGCGCGCGGCGGTCGTCGGCTTCTTGTGGGTCAGCGACGATGGTCAGCTCAAGCCCAAAGTGGTGATGCCCGAAGATGCCGCCGGCAAGGTGAAACTGTCGAATTCGCTTACCGAAATGGTGATTCGTCAAGGAAAAGCGGTTTGGATCGACAGTCAACTCCATAGCGAAGGGATGCAAACGCTGCAGCATTATGCCGATGCGATTTGCGTTCCGCTGATCCACGAAGCGACAACTTTGGGGGCGATTCACCTCTACCTCGAGCATGGACGCTTCCGCCAGAGCGATTTCGAAGTCGCCATTCCGCTGGCCAATATTTTGACGGTGGCCCTGGTCCGAGCACGCCGCGATGCGACGCTCAAGGCCGATCATCGCCGGCTGATCGACAAGTCGGCTGTCTCCGATGAACTCATCGGCGACAGCAAGCCGATGGATGATCTGCGGAGCCGCATTGCCCGTGTCGCGCGGGCCACTGGCAGCGTGCTGGTGCGCGGCGAAAGTGGTGTGGGTAAGGAACTAGTGGCCCGCGCGGTGCATCGCAGCAGCAATCGTAGCGACCGCCCGATGCTGAGCGTCAACTGCGCCGCCCTCCCCCGCGATCTGATGGAAAGTCAGCTGTTTGGTCACAAAAAAGGGGCCTTCACCGGTGCCGATAGCGACCACGTCGGCTGGTTTCAGCAGGCCCATACCGGCACGCTGTTCCTCGACGAAGTGGGGGAAATGACCCTCGAGGGACAAGCCAAGCTGCTGCGGATTCTCGAAGGACACCCGTTTTTGCCGGTCGGCGGCACGAAAGAAGTCAGCGTCGATGTGCGCGTGATTGCGGCCACGAACCGCGATCTGGCTGAATTTGTGCGTGAAGGTCGTTTTCGCGAAGACTTGTACTACCGCCTCAGCGTCTTCGAGCTCTATATTCCTCCGCTCCGCGAGCGTGGCAGCGATATTCGGAAGCTGATCGACTTTTTTGTCGACCACTTTCGGCGTCAGCATGGTCGTCCGAGCCTCACTTTATCGGTCGATGCTCGCGAAAAGCTCGAGGGCTACCAGTGGCCCGGTAATGTGCGACAACTGCGGAACGTGATCGACTCCGCCGTGGTGATGTGCGAAGGTTCGATCATCCTGCCCGATGATCTGGGACTACGCGATGTTGGAAACGCGGCGGAACTCGAATCGCTTCGGATGGACTACTGGGAACGTCGTCTGATTCAAGAGGCTTTGAAGCGTACCAGCGGAAATGTTCCCGAAGCGGCAAAACTTTTGGGACTTGGCCGTGCAACGCTGTATCGCAAAATCGAGGAATACGGTATCGAAAGGAAATAG
- a CDS encoding carboxy terminal-processing peptidase, with the protein MLLVGLGLVVSGFIASGPAPTTAAENRFVEELSAPRTTDRNVTKVVNAFMKRDHLSQHPLDDEIARRALTLFIKSLDTQKLYFYQTDIDEFAKSRDQIDDQVSTGDISIAYTIFQRLLKRVDERVDMIDALLQENVDFTTDEVLVTDPDKVNYPRTPDEAKDRWRKRLKYDMLVLRADKENKEDVKVRLKRRYTSFARRMHQTDADELLEMYLTAVTMSYDPHTTYMSPNSFENFKIMMRLNLDGIGAQLQSIDGYCVVSKVIPGGAADKSGQLKEEDKIVSVGQGAEGEMIDVIDTKLNDVVDMIRGRAGTIVRLGVLPATGGETKVINITRAKIELTDDSARGVIFEEGKKEDGSPFKIGVIDLPSFYSDMEGNRAGDVDFKSSTRDVKRILNDFNAKGVDALILDLRRNGGGSLSEAISLTGLFIDVGPVVQVKDPDGRVDHHDDVDAGMTWKGPMVVVTSKFSASASEILAGAIQDYKRGLVVGDTSTHGKGTVQSLLDLGPQVFRVNNPPNLGALKITMQQFYRPNGDSTQLRGVLADVVLPSITDHMDVSEADLDYAIAFDKVPSAKFQPYSAVNPDMISALRADSAKRRQASEDFSKLLRNIDRYVEQKTKKEVPLSEKVFQAQREELDADKEEEKTFEQQANGPKEVVKRDFYFNEVMAVTLDYLRLLGQNKTVAQAR; encoded by the coding sequence TTGCTTCTCGTAGGATTGGGGCTCGTCGTCAGCGGCTTTATTGCCAGCGGACCCGCCCCGACCACAGCAGCAGAAAATCGGTTTGTTGAAGAGCTGTCAGCTCCTCGTACTACCGATCGGAACGTCACGAAGGTGGTGAACGCGTTCATGAAACGCGATCACTTGTCGCAGCACCCTCTCGACGACGAGATCGCTCGCCGCGCTTTGACGCTCTTCATCAAGAGCCTCGACACCCAGAAGCTCTACTTCTATCAAACTGACATCGACGAGTTCGCCAAGAGCCGCGATCAAATCGACGACCAAGTAAGCACTGGCGATATCTCGATCGCTTACACCATCTTTCAGCGTCTGCTGAAGCGCGTGGATGAGCGGGTCGACATGATCGACGCTCTGCTGCAAGAGAACGTCGACTTCACCACCGACGAAGTGCTGGTGACCGATCCCGACAAAGTGAACTATCCCCGCACTCCCGACGAAGCCAAAGATCGTTGGCGCAAGCGTCTGAAGTACGACATGCTCGTGCTGCGAGCCGACAAAGAAAACAAAGAAGACGTGAAGGTGCGTCTGAAGCGTCGCTACACCAGCTTCGCTCGCCGCATGCATCAAACCGATGCCGACGAACTGCTCGAGATGTACCTGACTGCGGTGACGATGAGCTACGACCCGCACACCACTTACATGTCGCCTAATTCGTTCGAAAACTTCAAGATCATGATGCGTTTGAACCTCGATGGTATCGGGGCTCAGCTGCAGTCGATTGATGGCTACTGCGTGGTCAGCAAAGTGATTCCTGGTGGTGCCGCCGACAAGTCGGGCCAGCTCAAGGAAGAAGACAAGATCGTCTCGGTCGGCCAAGGTGCTGAAGGAGAAATGATCGATGTCATCGACACCAAGCTCAACGATGTGGTTGACATGATCCGTGGCCGTGCGGGGACGATTGTGCGACTCGGCGTGCTGCCAGCTACTGGTGGCGAAACCAAGGTGATCAACATCACCCGCGCTAAGATCGAACTCACCGACGACTCTGCTCGTGGCGTGATCTTCGAAGAAGGCAAGAAGGAAGATGGCAGCCCCTTTAAAATCGGCGTGATCGACCTGCCTAGCTTCTACAGCGACATGGAAGGGAATCGTGCTGGCGATGTCGATTTCAAGAGCAGCACGCGCGATGTGAAGCGAATTCTCAATGACTTCAACGCCAAAGGTGTCGACGCTTTGATTCTCGACCTCCGCCGCAACGGTGGTGGCAGCCTCAGCGAAGCAATCAGCCTCACCGGGCTGTTCATCGATGTCGGTCCTGTGGTGCAAGTGAAGGACCCTGATGGACGGGTCGATCATCACGACGATGTCGATGCTGGCATGACCTGGAAAGGTCCGATGGTGGTGGTGACGAGCAAGTTCAGCGCATCGGCGAGCGAAATTCTCGCGGGTGCCATTCAGGACTATAAGCGTGGCCTCGTGGTGGGTGATACTTCCACCCATGGTAAAGGGACCGTGCAAAGCCTGCTCGATCTCGGCCCTCAAGTGTTCCGCGTCAACAACCCACCGAACCTCGGTGCTCTGAAAATCACAATGCAGCAGTTCTATCGCCCCAATGGCGACAGCACCCAGTTGCGTGGTGTGCTGGCCGACGTTGTGCTCCCTTCGATCACCGACCACATGGACGTGAGCGAAGCTGATCTCGACTACGCGATTGCGTTTGACAAAGTCCCGTCGGCCAAGTTCCAGCCCTATTCCGCTGTGAACCCCGACATGATCTCGGCTCTGCGAGCCGACTCGGCCAAACGCCGACAAGCTTCGGAAGATTTCAGCAAACTGCTGCGAAACATCGACCGCTATGTCGAGCAAAAGACCAAGAAGGAAGTTCCCCTGAGCGAGAAGGTGTTCCAGGCTCAGCGTGAAGAGCTCGACGCTGACAAGGAAGAAGAAAAGACCTTCGAGCAGCAAGCCAACGGTCCTAAAGAAGTGGTGAAGCGCGACTTCTACTTCAACGAAGTCATGGCTGTCACGCTCGACTACTTGCGACTGCTGGGCCAAAACAAGACGGTAGCACAGGCTCGCTAA
- a CDS encoding DUF1559 domain-containing protein translates to MYQSPLRRRAFTLVELLVVIAIIGVLVALLLPAVQAAREAARRMSCQNQLKQLTLAVHNFHDVNNKFPPGAENDVYKSPVDPAAPTTVIRGTSWIVYSLPFFEQQSLYSKYNFALPYNDPVNAAVGAVIVPTLYCPSGPPAKQYLDPNTNLTNNPTTHYYGVMGPAGTTNPTPVTYNGVTYNYTVGDASNNGAWSAHGIFSHFRVTTGSVSTNRIVTFASIIDGSSNTLMIAERSRRMPLGQANDYRTWIRGNNGGSGACKNVTYPINSTFYNGADNFNHISFGSHHTNGCNFGLGDASVRFVSQTIDINLYKVIASMDGAEQAVIP, encoded by the coding sequence ATGTACCAATCTCCTTTGCGGAGGCGGGCTTTCACGCTCGTCGAGCTCCTGGTTGTGATTGCCATCATCGGGGTTCTGGTGGCACTTCTTCTTCCTGCTGTGCAGGCTGCTCGCGAAGCTGCCCGCCGTATGAGCTGCCAAAATCAGCTCAAGCAACTCACCCTGGCTGTTCACAACTTCCACGACGTCAACAACAAGTTCCCACCCGGAGCTGAAAACGACGTCTACAAGAGCCCAGTCGACCCAGCCGCTCCGACCACCGTGATTCGAGGAACCAGCTGGATTGTCTACTCGCTGCCGTTCTTCGAACAGCAATCTTTGTACTCGAAGTACAACTTTGCCCTTCCGTACAACGACCCTGTCAATGCAGCGGTGGGGGCGGTTATCGTTCCTACGCTCTACTGCCCATCGGGACCTCCCGCCAAACAGTATCTTGATCCCAACACCAACCTGACAAACAATCCAACGACCCACTACTACGGCGTGATGGGCCCTGCTGGAACGACGAACCCAACGCCAGTGACCTACAACGGTGTCACTTATAACTACACCGTGGGTGATGCATCGAACAACGGCGCTTGGTCGGCACACGGCATTTTCAGCCACTTCCGCGTCACCACTGGTTCGGTGAGCACGAATCGCATCGTCACGTTCGCCAGCATCATTGATGGTTCGTCGAACACGCTGATGATTGCCGAACGTTCGCGTCGCATGCCCTTGGGACAAGCAAATGACTACCGCACCTGGATTCGCGGCAACAACGGTGGATCGGGCGCTTGCAAAAACGTCACCTACCCCATCAACTCGACCTTCTACAACGGTGCTGACAACTTCAATCACATCAGCTTCGGCAGCCATCACACCAACGGCTGTAACTTTGGTCTCGGTGATGCTTCGGTCCGTTTCGTTTCGCAAACGATCGACATCAACCTCTACAAAGTGATCGCCAGCATGGACGGTGCTGAACAAGCGGTCATTCCATAA
- a CDS encoding CbiX/SirB N-terminal domain-containing protein yields the protein MAREIVEPSLTTQESLLPTALLLAGHGTRSRAGTESFWRLVELAQQAATARKLAIEVAGGLLELQQPTILDALQNLYATGHRKVAVAPLLLFTAGHAKRDIPEIIASFLQSHTDCQITQGTSWNSSPEVVALARYKLQQTAELAATVDPAETLHLFAGRGSLDADATAEMHRFASLTTSPSIAAEHRVGFVAMAEPKIGPLLEQAAREPWRRVIVHPHLLFQGEIQSGIVRQVIACKLARPDQQWLVVPHLGSNLDPTSVPGQLLAAATLAGAGLFASQP from the coding sequence ATGGCGCGCGAAATCGTCGAGCCGAGCCTCACCACGCAGGAAAGCCTGTTGCCGACGGCACTCCTGCTGGCCGGACATGGGACGCGCAGTCGCGCGGGAACCGAGTCGTTTTGGCGTCTTGTGGAACTCGCGCAGCAAGCCGCCACCGCGCGCAAGCTCGCCATCGAAGTCGCCGGTGGGCTGCTCGAACTCCAGCAGCCCACCATTCTCGATGCCCTTCAAAATCTCTACGCCACCGGCCACCGAAAAGTTGCCGTCGCACCGCTTCTTTTGTTTACCGCCGGTCATGCCAAACGCGACATTCCCGAGATCATCGCCTCGTTCCTGCAGTCGCATACTGATTGCCAAATTACGCAAGGAACTAGCTGGAACTCCTCTCCCGAGGTCGTCGCCCTGGCGCGGTACAAACTGCAGCAGACCGCCGAGCTAGCAGCGACCGTCGATCCTGCAGAAACGCTCCACTTGTTTGCCGGTCGTGGCAGCCTCGATGCCGACGCCACGGCGGAAATGCACCGTTTTGCTTCGCTGACGACATCCCCCAGCATTGCGGCCGAGCATCGGGTCGGCTTTGTAGCGATGGCCGAACCCAAAATCGGTCCGTTGCTGGAGCAAGCCGCCCGCGAGCCCTGGCGGCGCGTGATCGTGCATCCTCACCTCCTGTTTCAAGGGGAAATTCAAAGCGGCATCGTCCGGCAGGTGATCGCTTGCAAACTGGCCCGCCCCGATCAGCAGTGGCTGGTGGTGCCGCACTTGGGGAGCAATCTCGACCCGACATCAGTTCCGGGCCAATTGCTGGCCGCTGCCACCCTCGCCGGGGCAGGACTCTTTGCCTCCCAGCCATAA
- a CDS encoding MBL fold metallo-hydrolase yields the protein MIILGTGTSVGVPAIGCNCPVCTSKDPRDNRTRCSVILGLEQGNLLIDTPPDLRQQLLREKIGLVHAVLFTHEHADHVFGLDDLRLFPFYLGHAVPLYCEAKVEARIRKSFDYAFSDKPHTHEGAAPQLEFRSISVEPFEILGQHFMPIRLRHGPRFEVLGFRFGNVAYCTDTNGITDENLAKLEGLDVLVLDALRPRPHVTHFSLDEAVAVAEKLNPKRTIFTHISHELPYAATNDRLPTGMELGYDGMRVPLT from the coding sequence ATGATCATTCTGGGGACGGGAACCAGCGTGGGAGTGCCGGCGATCGGCTGTAATTGTCCGGTTTGCACCAGTAAAGACCCGCGCGACAACCGCACCCGCTGCAGCGTGATTCTCGGTCTCGAGCAAGGGAATCTCCTGATCGACACCCCGCCCGATCTGCGGCAGCAACTTTTGCGGGAAAAAATTGGCCTCGTCCATGCAGTGCTCTTCACCCACGAGCACGCCGACCACGTTTTCGGCCTGGATGACCTGCGGCTGTTCCCGTTTTATCTGGGGCATGCGGTTCCGCTGTACTGCGAAGCGAAGGTCGAAGCACGGATACGTAAGTCGTTTGACTACGCATTTTCCGATAAGCCACACACGCACGAAGGAGCAGCGCCGCAGCTCGAATTCCGCAGCATCTCGGTGGAGCCGTTTGAGATCCTCGGACAGCACTTTATGCCGATTCGATTGCGTCACGGTCCCCGATTTGAAGTGCTTGGCTTTCGTTTTGGAAATGTCGCCTACTGCACCGACACCAACGGCATTACCGACGAAAACCTGGCAAAGCTCGAAGGGCTCGACGTGCTGGTGCTCGATGCGCTCCGCCCGCGCCCCCATGTGACCCATTTTTCGCTCGACGAAGCGGTGGCGGTCGCAGAGAAGCTCAATCCCAAACGGACGATCTTCACGCACATCTCGCACGAACTACCGTACGCCGCAACCAACGATCGCCTGCCGACCGGCATGGAGCTGGGCTACGACGGGATGCGCGTGCCGCTGACATAG
- a CDS encoding alpha/beta fold hydrolase, whose amino-acid sequence MNWSRVPPFRAHPLVRGGHLQTVLGCYLPGPKSTYVAKLRLVPLADGDSLAIHDDCPEQWQAGDRVAVLFHGLGGSHQSGYMRRGADKLNARGIRVIRVDLRGSGAGFAYARHLGHAARSDDVHAAVQFVADLCPGSPLVIAGFSMGANMVLKYLGAHASNVPDCVIGGMAVAPPVDLVHCAEHIQKGMQRAYDQMFVRNLMRLVERRRREIPGVVDVDLSPQPKRLWDFDDRFTARLGGFKDAHDYYSQASSKPQLSKIRHSTLIITADDDPIVPISSFEAAVLSPTTELMVTRSGGHLGFISSNPREGDRRWMEWRLVDFVTSVMPVHAPLLIRSRRTDAHGPVHTPTHTKTHSSSSR is encoded by the coding sequence GTGAATTGGTCGCGTGTACCACCGTTTCGAGCGCATCCGCTGGTGCGGGGTGGTCATTTGCAGACCGTTCTCGGGTGCTATTTGCCCGGACCGAAGTCGACCTACGTCGCCAAACTCCGTCTGGTGCCGCTGGCCGATGGTGATTCCCTCGCCATTCACGACGATTGCCCCGAGCAATGGCAGGCTGGCGATCGCGTCGCCGTGCTGTTTCATGGCCTCGGTGGCTCACACCAATCGGGCTACATGCGCCGTGGTGCCGATAAGCTCAACGCACGTGGCATTCGCGTCATTCGTGTCGACTTGCGTGGCAGCGGAGCCGGTTTTGCCTACGCTCGTCACCTGGGGCATGCCGCCCGCAGCGACGATGTCCATGCCGCCGTTCAGTTCGTTGCCGACCTTTGCCCCGGTTCGCCGCTGGTGATCGCCGGGTTCTCGATGGGGGCCAACATGGTCCTCAAGTACCTGGGCGCGCATGCCAGCAATGTTCCCGACTGCGTGATCGGTGGCATGGCGGTTGCGCCGCCAGTGGATTTAGTGCACTGCGCCGAGCATATTCAAAAAGGGATGCAGCGGGCCTACGACCAGATGTTCGTCCGCAACTTGATGCGGCTCGTCGAGCGCCGCCGCCGCGAAATTCCTGGCGTGGTGGATGTCGATCTCTCGCCCCAGCCGAAACGCTTGTGGGATTTCGACGATCGCTTCACCGCGCGGCTGGGTGGCTTCAAAGACGCGCACGATTACTACTCGCAGGCGAGCAGCAAGCCGCAGCTCAGCAAGATTCGCCACTCGACCCTGATCATCACCGCCGACGACGACCCGATCGTTCCGATCTCGAGTTTCGAGGCTGCGGTCCTCTCCCCTACCACCGAGTTGATGGTCACCCGCAGCGGAGGTCATCTCGGATTCATTTCGAGCAATCCGCGTGAAGGGGATCGCCGCTGGATGGAATGGCGACTCGTCGATTTCGTGACGAGCGTGATGCCCGTTCATGCCCCACTGCTCATCCGCTCGCGTCGCACCGATGCCCACGGGCCGGTGCATACGCCGACCCACACCAAAACGCACTCAAGTTCGTCGCGGTAA